CTCAGTTTTCCTCCTAGCTCTATCTCTGGCACACACTCCATCTCTGCCCTTTCCTCCAGCCTAGTCACATCCCCTTTTTGACACTCCCCTGTTTCCTTCTCCCCAAGGGCCCCCCTGACCCATCCAGATCCTGCCCCAgcgtttcctttctctctcccggCGTCCATTGCCCgctccctcccagctctccaAGGACTCTCCCTCAGCCCTAAGGCTCCCACCTCAAACCTCCTACCTCAAGCCTCCTCACCGCTCCTTGATTGCCGTTCTCCCCacatcttcctgcttcctccccagTGCCCCCCTTCCCTAAGCCTCTGATCCAGGCCCTCCTTCTTCCCTCGGGGTCACTCCACCGTTCTTCCGAGTGTTCCCCCATTTTTCTGGTCCCCCTAGTCCTCCATCCCAGAACCTGATCCCCGTCCGTGCTCCGCCTCTTTCCCCAGGGCTCCACGCTTGCCTTCTCTTCCGGACCCCCGCCTCCAGAGCCTGACCCCGCCCCCTCCGCGGGTCtatcccccccccccaccctcggTGTCCTACTCCTCCCACGCATCCTTGGGCCCCGCCCCTTTCAGGGCTTCTCCCCCAGATTCCCGACCTGGCGTCTCAGGCTTCCCTCCTCTGGCCTCATCCTTCTCTCCGAGTCCCTTCCCTGAccccagctctctccccaggGATCCTGATCCCGGCCCCCTCTTCCCAGATCCCTCACCTaatcccctgccccaccccagccccctttcCCAGTGCCTCAGAGCCCTCACGTTGCCTCCAGGGCCggccctgccccctctctcccGGGCCCCTCTGGTCACCTGACCTCGCCTTGACTCCCCTGGCCCTACTACTGGTCCCTTGGCCCCGCCTCCTCTCCTTCGTCCTCTCTGGGGCCTCTCGGCCGGCCCTTGACCTCGCCACTCTCCCGCAGCCCGCTGGCTGCGCGGCCCTCCTCGCAGGCTGCGGCGGCGGTGGAGGCGGAGCCGCGCGGGCCCGGCTTTTGGGACGCGTTcgccagcaggtggcagcagcagcaggccgCGGCGGCGTCCATGCTGCGCGGCGCCGAACCCACCCCGGAGCCGGACCCCGAAGCTGCGAACGAGGCCGCGGAGGAGGCCACCGAACGCCCCGAGTCGCCGGAGGCCGACGCTGCGACCGGCTTCAAGTGGGGCTTCCTCACCCACAAACTGGCCGAGATGAGGGTGAAGGCTGCGCCCAAGGGCGACTAGCATGCCGGCTGAACTGCGTGCCCGCTCCTCCCCTCCGCTCATAAAAACCCTGGCCCGACACCCCGTGTGACCGCGTGCTTTTGTGTGGACAGCGGGGAAGACTGCTTTTGGGTGGGCATACTCAGGGCGGGGCCCATCTGGAGgggtcctccctcccttcccccacaaaCGTACAGGGAGACAGTGACCAGAGACAGCCCGGGTGTCAGGATAGACTGTTAGATGTAAGGTGCAACTTTCCACACACCTGGCGAACCCCAGAGGACTGGCCCCGTCGTCCTGTCCAGCCTCTTTTAATTCGACAGACGTTGCCTGGGGTCCTGCCGCTTGCGCCGTCGGTGTACTAGGGGAAGGGCAGAGACTAACGAGAGAACTCAGACTACCAGCAGGTCCCACACAAGGCGACAAGCTGAGGCACAAAAATAGGGCTGTATTTGGGGGCTCAGAGGAGGTGAGCCCGACTGGGGAATTCGGGAATTCCTGAGGGAGAATGAATGTGCATAATCTTAGAAAGATgagtggagagaaaagggaaggtaACCCAGGCTAGGGAGGAGGACCGTGAACAGACTTAAAGGTGCGATGATGTGAGGACGACAGGTGGCCTTGTGTGTCtttgagggaaaggaagagagtggCAGGATGTGAGGGTGTGGGTTGGTATATGTGCTGCCGAAGCGAGCACTGAGGGTACGGATGGGCAAAATCCTGGTTTGAAGGGTCCCTTCTTTTACTGTCCTCAATTCTGGGTCCTCCATGTCTCAGGCCCTTCATACCTAGTAACCAAAAGGGGGCAGCAAATCTCCAGGAATGGGGGCCTTTTAGGGACCAGTGGACCCTAATTTCTGGAGCAGATCTCTACCCGAACTCCCCAAACGCGCTATTCCGGACCGCCAGCTCTGGTTTGGACCGACCTGGGGGTCGATGGAGGAGATGATCATAATAATGAGAGTACTAATTTGATAGTGGTCCTAGCAGCTATTGGTTATTGAGCACTCGTTATATGCTGGACACTTTTGCCATGCGCTTTACGACCATTTCAAAAATACTTTGATCGCCGAGAGGTGCAGCTGCGGTCCCGAGAGGTTGAgtgcttgcccagggtcacagccTGAAACCACACTCCAAAACCCTCGCGTGTAACCACGCAAACCCGCCTCGCCCCCTTCCTCAACTTCTCTCTAATCCAACCTCACGACTCCTTTAAATAAAGTTTTGGCTTTATTCAGCAGATTCTTTGATCTCCCACCCCAGTCTTCGATCCCCAGACCCGGCCTCCACAGGGGCCACGAGGCGGCCACCTCCCCTTCCGCGTTCTGCGGTGAGAAGGGCCTCCGAGATTTTGTCCCATACCCCCACGGTTCACTTCGGGAAGCCGCGATCCAGAGTGAAGGGCTTGCCTAAAGGCACCTTGCGCTTCAAAGGCGGGGTATCCCTGCGTGTGCCCAGGTCCAGTCCCGCGCTCACCCCTTGCCCCTTCCCGGACCCCGGACTCCCCGGGACCCCGCTCCGGAGCGGCCGATGTCACACTTCGGACTCGCGGGGCGGGCCGCGGGCGCGCTGGCAGCCATACAACCACTGGATGACGCGCGCGTTGCGCTCCACCACCGACACAGGCGGGCGCCCATCCCGCGCCGAGCCCGCCGCTTCCGAGCCCCCGCCGCCGCCGTCCGCACCGTTCGGGCGATCCGTGCCGCCGTCGCTGGACGTCCAGTCGCTGGTGTCCCCGGATCCGGGCGGCAGCGACGATCCAGGCTGGGGGCTGGCGTCGGCCCCCCAACTCTGCGGAGAGAAGCGCTCGGCGCCCAGCACCTCCACCAGCGCGCGCTCCAGGCCGCAGTAGTTGAAGAAACGCTCCTTCTCCGATAGGGGCAGCGAGCACGTGGGGCACAGCGCCCTCTTTCCCGCCGCTTCTGGGGCATCTTGGGGCGCAGACCAACCCCCAGGAGCCGCAGGTCTTTCCAGTGGGGCCGGGCTGCTCGAGGCGGCGTCTCGGGGGGCTCCTAGGAAGAGGCGCCGCACCAGCCCCTGGCCCTTGGCGTTCTCTTTGTTCACAGAAGCCTTGCAGTCCCGCTTCTGGCGATAGAAGATGAGAGAGTCAGGCCTTGGCAGTCGCCTGCCGCTGCCTCGGCGGGCGGGTCTGGGCGTCCGGGGCGATTCAGAGGGCCCCAGCTCATTGCAGGGGTGCGGCGTAAGCGGCCCGGGACCCCCGCGCAGAGCTGGCTCCTGGCGTCGCGCTATCACCTGATGCGTCTTGACATACTTGGCTTTGTCGGCCTCTAGCCTCTCCACTGCGCTGGGGGTCCGTCCCCTGGacggggtggagggagaggcctggagcatCTTAGCAGAGTTGGTCAGGACAGTGCCCCATAAGCCACTGGAGGTAGGCAGCTAGTTGAGGAGTGGAGAGCAATTGGCTGGAGCTCCCTGGGGCCTGCAGGGAAAGAGGAATGGTCAGGGGGAGAGTAGGAGATGTCCCTGCCCCTCTCATGCAGGCATTCCTGGGAATAGGATCAGccagccacccctcccccatccaagTCAGCCGGTACCATGCCCTTCCCCTCATCCCTCAAAGACATTCAACAGGGGCTCCCTGGCCACCCAGAAACGTATGCTCCTTTGAGGGTGCCACAATCTGGCCAAAGGGCCATGCCAAGTAGGCATCAGAGAGCAGGGGACTTGGAAAAGGAAATGGGGCTGGTCCCGGCCCGATTCCCGACAGTGGCCTCAACCGGAAAAAATACCTCTTCCCAACCCAGCAACTTTGAGTCCAAGACAAGGAGGCTTCCCAGCCACAGGCTGGCTCCAGCAGGGCCCACCCTTCCCGCCCCCAAGCACAGAGGTCAGGGATATAACCACAGGGTAGGAGCCTCCAGTAATTGCAGCCAACTGCCCTGCCCATGCCCAGCAGGGCCatcagggaaggagagggaggtggtCACCAGGTCACGTCAGCCAGCTGCCCGCCACCCCCCTCTGTGCCCCTGCCAAGGGAATTCCAGATTGCCCACTGTCAACATCACCTTGTCTGCTTCTGCTTTTCCAtttcatagaagagaaaactggcccagagaggagggggcCTGCCCAGGGCTTACTGAGAGTTAGGGGCCTGGACTGGAACCCGGGTTTCTTGCCTTGCAGGCCAGAACTAGTTCACATTGGATCTCTTGCTTGCCTATCAGAACTTTCTCTGGTGTTTTGCCTCTATTCCTGCTGCTATAAAACCAAGCAATTTCCATTAGAGATGGGCCCCTTGCCTCACTAAAAAGTTCCTTCCACTAATTCTTCCTGGTAACCTACACTCCTAGAAATCTGCCCTCAGGGTCCCTGCCCCCTTCTCATCCTAAGACCCTGTGacccttctcctccacctcccttcTGCTGGGGAAGGGGGCCAGGAGGGGTTGTAAATCAAGAGCTGACAGTTCCCTTGGCAGTAACAGGATGGGCCACCCACATGGCTCAGCATGCCCCAcccacccctttccccttctccccccaTCCTCTATTCAGCTGAGAGTGACACATCAGTTCTGGGGGCTGCAGGGACCTCGGAGACTTCGGATCTGGAGGCaacaaaggaacagaattttCTAGGAATGGGGTCAGGGAAGCCCCGATGATGAGGGCTTGGGGCAGAGACCTTGCCAACTTACCTACCCCAGTGCAACCAGTTCAgctttagacacacacacacacacacacacacacacacacatgcatacccCTCCATCTAGTGTCTAGTAAGTCAGCCTGGAGGTAGTTGGTCACTGGGAGCCCAGGCATTACGGAGAGCCTGGCAGTGCCCTCCTTCCTGGCTCCCAATGACTAGACCAGGTGATGGGTCAGATTCCAAGGTCCCAGGAGGGCACTGTGCTTGTCTGACCTCATGAGTACCCTCccgtcccctcctcctcttctcagtCATGAGCAGTGAGACTATAAAAAGTCCCTAAACACAGGGACCAAAATAGTCTGCCATCCACTGCCTCTTCCTTGCCTTCTCGGCTGGCCTTGATGCCTAACCACAGACGTTGCACCCTAGAAGCCTGGCAGACATCCTTGTACCCTCCATCCTCCCCTTGCCACCCCTTCTCCCAGTCCTGGGGTCAGTGGTCCAAACTGTGGCTAAGGCTTTGGCTCTGGACTGGGCTGGGGGACTGTGCTTACTGGCTTGGTGTCAGCTCCCTGCCCTTTTGTCCCTGGgtgccctcccaccccagccctgggctcaggaTGTACTCACCTCTGTGTGGAGAGGCTGAATGCAGGGGTCCCGGGGCAGGGCCAGACTAAGGGCAGGAGGGACAGCAGGGACTGGAAGTAACTTTGGTGGCAGCCAAACCTCACTCTCCACAGGAAAAGCTGTGAGAGCCTCCACCCCCCAGATTAACCCTCACCTTCCTGACCCGGAGCCCGGCCTCCGTTAACTCCTTCCTGGTCAGTCTCAGCGCTGGCGAGGACCTACGCACCAGGTCCAGCTCCTCTACCTTACAGATGGTCACACAGGCCCTGACAGGCTAAGTGATTTGCATGGAGGCACAGTGAGCTTGGGGCACAGCCAGGACCCCAAACGAGGTCTCCTGTTTCCCAGGTTTCCTCCAGAGGCTTGGGGTGAAGATGTGCTCTCCCCGGGGTCAGCCCCCTCTGCTGGGCCTGGGCGACTCCTCTTGGTTCCactgggagggcagagcaggggctTGGCTGcggtgctttttttccctctagggCAGGTTTAGACCTGTCGTGGTCTGGGTGTGTGGATGGTGTCAAGCCTCTTCTCCCTAGGGGTGAGGCCAGGAATCTGCAGCCtaagggtgggtgggggcagtggtGCTGCAGATGTGCAGGGTGAGCCTGCCCCAGCATGTCTCGGCACGAGGGTCACCCGGGAGCCCATTGGAGGTGCCTTTGCCCGACGTCCTCTGACGGCAAATGGGATTGGCTGCGAAGAGGATGATGAAGGAACGATTCTGGGACCCAGCCTGGGTCCTCTGGCCTCCTTCCTCGTCTGCTCCAACTTGGGGGCTTCTAGAGCTGGCACAGCATTTTTTGGATACCTCATGTCTCATGGGGGAGCCCTGGCCCCACAGGGCTGGCATTGGGAGCACTCCTCCCCGCTGCTCAGCAGGTAAACTCTGCAGCATCCAGAGCTCAAAGGCCAATGCCCCTGCCAAGGGGTCCCTGCCCCCCGACTAGCTGGCCACTTCCACaaatcccttcccctcccttctagCAGTTTTTAACGTTTGCAAAGCACATTCACATCTGTGCTTTCAGATCTCCTTTGTCCCTCCCAAGGACCCTGGACAGGGGGCCCAGCAGGGGTGACCCTCCCCCTCGATGGGTAAGGAAACAGAATCAGACAGGGGAAGACTTGCCACAGTCCGACTCCAAATCCGCTCTTTCCCCTGCACCGTTTGCCTGTCGAGTAAGATAACGAGTTTGAAAATCAGAAGGCCTGTCTCCTGGTAAGAGATTTTTATTACCTAGTTAAacggaacatttttttttcccatgataGTTCCCTCTTGTGTTGTTACAGCACTTTACAAAACGCTTTCATGTATATTATCACAATTCGTCCCCAGGATGACCTTTGGGGActaggttttattattttccccatttgacagctgaagagactgaggctcagagaggtgaaatgactgaCCCAAGCTCACACAATTAGGAACAAGagctaacttttattgagagACTGATAGATGCAAAGTGCTGTTCTGAGTACTCTACACAATGAGTAGTACTTTTAATCCTCAAACAATGCAATGAAATAGGTACTTTCATTCTCCTAATTTTTTAGATGAAGATTGGGGGTGCAGGCCGGTAGGCCTGAGATCTGGTCACGAAGGGGTTAAGCacagaggctgggcagggcccagCTGGGATGCTGTCAATGGCAGGAAACCTGGCCTGTGAAGGAGGGGGAGGATGGGGCTGTTGTGTCTGACTCTTCATACAACCCCCATCCCTTTGGTCTTAAAGGAGCATCCAGGTTGAGTGGAAGGACAGGCAGGGGCCCCCTTCTCGGCTCTTTTCTAGGGACCAAGGACAGATGCTGGGCCACAGAAAAAGTGGATTCAGAGTGGAACGCAGGTGCTGGCCTGCGGCACCCCTGCTCTGATGAGAGTGACTAGAAGTGACCCCACCTCCCCGAAGGAGCAGCGCTGGGTCAGAGGGGGGAGAcacagccccagcctccagccctgggAGCCCCCAAGTCAGAGGGGAGAGACACAGCTCTGCCCTTAGGAGTCTGAAGTGGGGGGTGGCCAAGAGCCTTCCTCTCAGGAGCTCCCAGTCTGAAGGGTGACAGTACCCTGTCCCACGATGCCAATGGACACAGACCCCTACCATACCGGCAGAGAAGGTCAGGGAGGAGAGGTCAAATGGGATTGGCTTTCTGGGTGAGAGCGCCCTGAAAGAGccagcaggagctgggggaggtaATGAAGTGGGGCTACAGGGGCCTGCCCCGCCTGTCTCTCGGCCACACTTGCTGTGAACCGGATCATCTGTCTTTCTGGTCATGTCCCCAGGGAGATCTTTAAAGTGGTTCTTTCCGGCCTCAGAACCAGGACCTCAGGCAGGGGGGAGGCTAAATCTGAGAGACGTTTCCTTCCTATTTCTGAGCTCATTCCCGGATCACCTTGAGGATCGATCGGAATGGGCCTGAGTCAGAACCAGCTCCTTCCAGGAGACAGTGGTGGGAGGATGGGGGAACAGCTCTGGTCAGTGTCCGGAATAATGAGACGGGTCAAGGAGGCCCTTCACATCCAGACTCAGACTGCAGACCATGTTGTCACAGAGGAAAAATGTGTCACCCCCCCTTACCAGTCAGCTACAACCCCACCACCACAGCCAGCCACACCTTGCCCCACCTTTGATTCTAGTCCTGGTCTACCACtcgctggctgtgtggcctcgaGCAAGAACATAACCTCTCTGAGGTTCCTTctgtataaaatgggaatgatatgACCCAGCTCTTGTGTGGCAGAAAGATGTGCTGGCTGAGAAAGCGCTGGTCCCCCAAGGTGCTCATACATGCTAGATGAATCTACCTCTTGGCTCTCACCCTCCACCAACACCTTCCTGACACCTCTACCcgaaatcttttttctttctaatcccACAGTTTTACTCTCAGCTGCCGTCAACAAGTCATTTTGAACTCTGCTCTGTGCCATGGGGTCAGCAGATGGTCAGACTTGGTTTTTGGTCTCAGGGAGCTCAGcctgctgggggcggggagggcggtGCAGCGAGGCATGAAGCACTGGTCCCAACTCACACGAGAGCAGTGCTGCTGCGACAGCCAGGACAGAGCAGGGGACGTGGAGGCATCTGTCCTGCCTGGGGTTGGGTGGGAAGCTTTCAAAGAGGACGGGGTACCTGAGCCTGGAAGGGATTTCTGatgggggtgggatgggaggtggggggtgggaggttgGAGGGGATAAGGTGGGGGTGTTGGGGGAGGGATGGTGAGCGCAATAGGCCAAGAGGACAGCAGGAGCCAGGGTCTCAGTGAGGGCAAGAGGCTAGGGCAAGGGCTGCTGAGTGGAGGGGGAgtgggcaagagagagagagagagagagggagagagagggagagaaagggagagagagggagagggagagagggagagaaagggagagagagggagagagagggagagggaaagaaggagagggagagagagagggagagagaggctcGGGAGCCATGAGAGAGAAGATGGGGtgcagagaagggaggggtgCTGTGAGGAGACGAGTTCAGTGAGGTGATGGGGACCCTGAGAAAAGGCAGGCTCAGATGAGAGAATGGGGCtcaaggaggctcagagaagagacAGGGGCTCAGTGAGGGGTCTGGGGTTCAgcgagaggaggagaggaggagagagggagggagctcaGCGCTGGCGTCAGGGGGAGGGCCCGCTCCGAGGCCTGTGAGCCCCCACAGAGATTAGAGCAGCCGTCCTCTAATTCAGGGCTTCCCATTTCGGAAAGAGTCTCAGCCGCAACAATAGCCTGGCTCCCGCTCACCCTCTGAGGGGCGTGGCCTCCGGGCGGAACCAGGCGCCCGGCACCCACTACCCAGGACTCActgcggggaggggcgggggtggcCAGAGTGAGGAGCAGGCGGTGGGGTCGTGGAGAGAAAGGTGTCATGAAACTTTTTTCCTGAGCACCTCCATGTTGCTAATGAACAATGAGGATAAGAGAAAGGATTTCTGCTCTCACAGAGTTTACAGCCTAGTGTTAGAATAACAAAACCGACTACATTTACTGAGTGTTACCAAGtgctaggcactatgctaagtgctttatgctCGGTACCCCACTTACTTCGTACAAAACCCTTTGTGAAGTGGGTGAAgaaacaggcagagagaggcaAAGTAACTCAGCCCCCGGCACACAGCTTGCGGATGGAAGAGATGGGACTCCAGAGCGGGCTCCTAGCCACTGTGCAGCGCTGCCGGCCTGGATCCTACCGCAGGCAGGCTAGAGCAAGTCTGCCCTCACCGCCCGCTGGCCTTCCTGCCTCGCTTGCCGCTGGCTCTCTGAATTTCGTCTTCTGGAGCGAAGCAAGGGCTGGAGTGAGGGCAGCCCCGATGGCACTCCTCCCTCCAATCTCTGTCATCCACATCTCCACCTTCCTCCATTGTCTTCATCAAGGTGGCTTTAGACTGAGTACAAAGAACAAAAAGCATCCAATGTAGACTAAGTAAAACAGGGTGACACACggaaaagaaacagaggcttCTCATGTGGTGACCAGAAATCTATCCTCTTACCTCGACAAATACAGCTTCCTAATGACGTGTTGAAcaatatgttttgatttttttacacAAAGTCATCAAAATATCAAAGACGACTGAATTTAATTGTCATTGAGcaagtttgggttttttgttaAAGGGCTGGCAATGTTGAATGAGTAAGGAAACAAAGATGtgaatatttcataaattatatctttattccATAAAACCTAATTTTCTTGCCTTGATTTCAGCAACATTACTAATTGTGTTGCTATAATTAAAAGTTCCATATAATTTGTATTCTACTGACAGTAATGCCTAACTAGACAatatttcttcagtcttttttttaagttttttaatatttcaatttgGTGAAACTTTGCTCTGCTGAGGTAGTAGCAAATAGGattggaaatgaaatttttacaGCAATACATAAATTTAGAGATGAACTGTGGATGTTATATAACATGCTCAAACATTTAAATGCGGTATATATGATAAATTATCATTAACACAGATAATATTACAGTATATTTTAGTGGCATCATACAAATTTCTATCTCTTATATcaccattttccccattttttttttttagaggaagattagccctgagctagcatctgctgccaatcttcttctttttgctgaggaagactggccctgagttaacatccgtgcccatcttcctctactttataagcaggacgcctaccacagcatggctttgccaagtggtgccatgtctgtacccaggatccgaaccggcgaacccctggccgctgaagtggaatgtgcgcacttaaccgcttcGCCCCCCGCCCCTTATTTTCCCTGTCTCATAAAGCAATGTCTAGGTTCATGGCAGTAAAGAATTGGCACCATGCTTCTTGCATATTATGCCTAGCCTTGATTTACAAATTTCAGAGTAAATGCATGGTTTAATAGTGCAGAAGCTTCCTCAGCCATCATTTGCTACTGTTGCAGATGCCATACTACACATTGGAACATGAAGTGCAATGAGAAATTGGATGCTCAGCACTTGCTGGGAAACAATACTTCCTTGTGCATAAGTCTCCGGGATTCGTGCTCTCTGAGAGGAAGGATTAGACAAGTTAATGaattgtcttttctcttacctAAGTGCTTCCACCACTCAATCTTCACACCCCAAACAGAAGCTGTCTGCAGTGTCAGCGGCAGCGCAAACCTTCATGGCGTGTGAATGCAGTGGCCTTTTGTCTCAAGGACACAGGGCAAGAGGTGTGGAGAAGCAATTGTTTCCCTGGGGCTGAATGGCGTTAGGTCTGAGAGCAGATGTGGAGGGTTACGGCTTACGCTGTACAGTGTTGAGCAGTGGGTCCCGAGTGAGAGATGCCAGTGTGGGCTTCAATCAATGGCTTTTTGGGTGCTTTTGATATGGAGACCCTTTAAAGTGTAGGGACCCCTCTAGCCAATTCTAAGGCACTGAACTATGGCCACAGAGGTGTTATGTCACATTGAACATACCCGACCGTGGGGATCTACCCTTTCGTGTGTGAGGAAAGCAATTCCCAGAGAAGGTGGAAGTTGAGGGCTGGGCAGATACCCCAAAAAGTAGGTATTGTAACCACCATCCCTAATATCACCATAGCATTTTAACTAACACCTTAATCTTACCACTGGATTATACTTGTTACGTTCTCTGCTGTCATCAAGTTCCCCATCGTTCTGAGCACTGTGAGCCTCTGGGGGTTTGCCATTCAGCAATTACTCGTCTTTCTTTCGGCAGTCTTGCCCTGGTCTTGGCCCCCTTTCTCCCACACTCCATCCCTGGGCTCCCAGAGTGGGGAGCCTGGCTCAGGGTGGGGCATTTGACCTAGGCCTGGGTCAGAAAGCCTGTCACATTTCTCTGGCCCCAGTACTTCATTTAAAGATGGACATGTAACTCAGTTATAGCCAATGTGACTTTTCCTAGGACTGCTGAGACaaagcttctctctcttccccgcTGTGCGAGACCCTGGGAACGCAGAGCCAGCCTGAGGCCTGAGTCAACAGACAGTGGAGACAGTGACAACGAGGCTTGATGAGCGGAGCCTCCGTGTCTAGTCATGACTGAAGCAAACCTgtatgtggtctttttttttttttaaagattggcacccgagctaacaactgttgccaatcttctttttttcttcttcttcttttttctccccaaatccccccagtacatagttgtatatttttagtcgtgggtccttctagttgtggtgtgtgggatgccacctcagcatggcctgatgagcagcgccatgtccgcgcccaggagccgaaccggtgaaaccctgggccggaagtggagtgcgtgaacttaaccactcggccacggggctggcccctatatgtGGTCTTTATAGCCGGGTAAGCCCATACATTTCCTTTTGGCTTGACCTTATTGGGTTGATTTTTCAATCACAACCACAATAAACCAGAAGGAAATACATTGTTCTCTCCAAAACTGGGGCCACCTGCATCACAGTGTCTGTAGCATTGAACATGTGCAGCCTCAGTTTGTTCACCGTCCCAACTCACCTCCGCACTCATTTCTCAGGTGTGCTGACCAAGTGCGTCAGTCTGCTGCACAGAAGGCCTGGAAGGGCAGGAGAAGTTCCCATAAAGAGTCGAGAGACCAAAGTCCTGGTCCTTACTTTGCCGTAAACTCATTCTCGGTCTGGAGCAAGTCactttctctctccagctttaGATTCTGATCtgttaaaaggagaaaagtagaTTAGACCAGCAGTTCCCAAATGTCTTTCCCTGGATGGATTCCAGTTGGCTGCATAAAATTTACCTGGGGCGCTTGTTAACCAGACAGGGGCCAAGCGTCCACCCTTGAAGAAGCTCATTTAGCAGATCTGAGGTGGAGtcaaggaggaaagaagacaacACTGGATCAGACTGATTTTATTGATATGAGCACCTGTACTAGAGATTCTAGAGTTAATGTGTTACCTCTTTTAGCTCAAAGTAGCTCTAATAGTTTACTTGTTCAGTTGACTGAAGCTAGTACTCAACATGACCTGTATTCAGTGAGGTAGAGATGTCAGTGTTTCCCTGGTTAATGTGTCCAGCATCTAAGAAGATGGGAATGTTGGGGAAGAGTTATCACATGAAATTGTATATACTCCCTAGTCCCACTGAGTGCATTCTCCAAGAGGGCTCAGAGGGTGGTTCTTCCCCTAGGTGTTGGCATTACTGAGACATAGCATCAGCATACCATAACTTTATGGCGGATGTCCTCTGGAGCTTGGGTATATTGGAGGAGAGAGCACTGAGATGGGCTCCCTGACTTCACTGGGGACGACAGGATCCTAGAGAAGGAGAGGCCAAGCGCAGGGCTGAACTGCCAGTGTCAAGGTGGGGCCTTCACTGTAACGTGCAGCGGGCTGCAGTGACAATCAGAACGTCTTAACTTAGAGGGATCTTTGATCAGAGTGTCCCTAGGAATGAAATAGATGAGCAGCTTATTAAATATTATTGAGTTAGATAACAGAAAAACCTCCAAATCTTATGGCCAGAAGCCTAAGATGAATTGTTGTTACAGTGGAGCATCTCAGCCTTTTGGCTAATTTCCAGATCTAAGTCAGTTCACAGACATGAATAGGAGGCCAGCTTCCTTAGGagaggaactttttttttttttttggaggaagatcagccctgagctaactaccgccagtcctcctcttttcgctgaggaagactgcccctgagctaacatccgtgcccatcttcctctactttatacgtgggacacctaccacagcatggctttt
This genomic interval from Equus quagga isolate Etosha38 chromosome 5, UCLA_HA_Equagga_1.0, whole genome shotgun sequence contains the following:
- the C5H1orf232 gene encoding uncharacterized protein C1orf232 homolog → MNQAFWKAYKSKVLQTLSGESEEDLAEERENPALVESETAEPTEEAFSPMSQLARRVQGVGVKGWLTMSSLFNKEDEDKLLPPEPCADHPLAARPSSQAAAAVEAEPRGPGFWDAFASRWQQQQAAAASMLRGAEPTPEPDPEAANEAAEEATERPESPEADAATGFKWGFLTHKLAEMRVKAAPKGD
- the FAM110D gene encoding protein FAM110D, with amino-acid sequence MLQASPSTPSRGRTPSAVERLEADKAKYVKTHQVIARRQEPALRGGPGPLTPHPCNELGPSESPRTPRPARRGSGRRLPRPDSLIFYRQKRDCKASVNKENAKGQGLVRRLFLGAPRDAASSSPAPLERPAAPGGWSAPQDAPEAAGKRALCPTCSLPLSEKERFFNYCGLERALVEVLGAERFSPQSWGADASPQPGSSLPPGSGDTSDWTSSDGGTDRPNGADGGGGGSEAAGSARDGRPPVSVVERNARVIQWLYGCQRARGPPRESEV